A stretch of Sphingomonas sp. JUb134 DNA encodes these proteins:
- a CDS encoding aa3-type cytochrome c oxidase subunit IV, translated as MAGNGDLSAHKDTYNGFLTLVKWGTIIVLLLAALVVWLIAA; from the coding sequence ATGGCCGGCAATGGCGACCTGAGCGCGCACAAGGACACGTACAACGGATTCCTCACGCTGGTGAAATGGGGGACGATCATCGTGCTCCTGCTCGCCGCGCTGGTCGTCTGGCTGATCGCCGCCTGA
- a CDS encoding site-specific DNA-methyltransferase — protein MGVLEKVRTRSPKTAMAEPRAALPLDTILQGDCIAHMRALPTASVDMIFADPPYNLQLGGDLNRPDGSHVDAVTDEWDKFDSFASYDRFTRDWLAEARRILKPDGTIWVIGSYHNIFRVGATIQDLGFWILNDIVWRKANPMPNFRGTRFTNAHETLIWASMGEKSKYTFNYRSMKTLNDELQMRSDWEFPICGGPERLKKDGHKVHPTQKPEALLYRVLLAATHPGDVVLDPFFGTGTTGAVAKRLGRRWIGIEREGVYIDAATQRIAEALPLDESSLRTMQAPKGTPRVAFGTLVENGMVAPGMVLTDAKRRFQAVVRADGSLACGVETGSIHKLGATLQGAPSCNGWTFWHHESEGRLQAIDTLRQTYLLATQP, from the coding sequence ATGGGGGTGCTGGAGAAGGTGCGGACGCGGTCGCCGAAGACGGCGATGGCGGAACCGCGCGCGGCGCTGCCGCTCGACACCATCCTGCAAGGCGACTGCATCGCGCACATGCGCGCACTGCCGACCGCGTCGGTCGACATGATCTTCGCCGATCCGCCCTACAACCTCCAGCTCGGCGGCGACCTCAACCGCCCCGACGGCAGCCATGTCGACGCCGTCACCGACGAGTGGGACAAGTTCGATTCGTTCGCGAGCTACGATCGCTTCACCCGCGACTGGCTGGCCGAGGCGCGCCGCATCCTGAAGCCCGATGGCACCATCTGGGTGATCGGCAGCTACCACAACATCTTCCGCGTCGGCGCGACCATCCAGGACCTGGGCTTCTGGATCCTCAACGACATCGTGTGGCGCAAGGCCAACCCGATGCCGAACTTTCGCGGCACCCGCTTCACCAACGCACACGAGACGCTGATCTGGGCGTCGATGGGCGAGAAGTCGAAGTACACCTTCAACTATCGCAGCATGAAGACCCTGAACGACGAGCTGCAGATGCGCTCCGACTGGGAATTCCCGATCTGCGGCGGCCCGGAGCGGCTGAAGAAGGACGGGCACAAGGTCCATCCGACCCAAAAGCCCGAGGCGCTGCTGTACCGCGTGCTGCTGGCCGCCACCCATCCCGGCGACGTCGTGCTCGACCCCTTCTTCGGCACCGGCACCACCGGCGCCGTCGCGAAGCGCCTGGGCCGCCGCTGGATCGGCATCGAGCGCGAAGGCGTCTACATCGACGCCGCCACGCAGCGCATTGCCGAGGCGCTGCCGCTCGACGAATCGTCGCTGCGCACGATGCAGGCGCCCAAGGGCACGCCGCGCGTCGCGTTCGGCACGCTGGTCGAAAACGGCATGGTCGCACCCGGCATGGTGCTGACCGACGCCAAGCGCCGCTTCCAGGCGGTGGTGCGCGCCGACGGCTCGCTGGCATGCGGCGTGGAGACGGGCTCGATCCACAAGCTCGGCGCCACGCTCCAGGGCGCGCCCTCCTGCAACGGCTGGACCTTCTGGCACCACGAGAGCGAAGGACGCCTCCAGGCGATCGATACGCTGCGGCAGACGTACCTGCTGGCAACGCAGCCGTAG
- a CDS encoding sigma-54-dependent transcriptional regulator has protein sequence MTRNGQRLLMVIDDDPAQRRLISVIAARRSWRTIFADDVDSALETLATPEGLALDAILLDHRFPDTETELAGLIAALRRNRPALPLLMLTADGSVAQAVAAMRAGASDFLVKPLVPERLLSALDAAAGAGDTGELRPLAEKLSMPLAFDEVVGSAPQFRAALAIAAKAARARVPVLVEGESGVGKEVLAEAIHAASPRARRQMVHFNCGAIPANQIESALFGHEKGAFPGAFERRIGRFEEADGSTLFLDEVGEMPLAVQAKLLDAIVSGEVRPIGASYARSVDVRVIAATNRTLADEVEAERFREDLYYRLNVVQLTIPPLRERPGDVAPLARHLLARIGRQPGLRQLGITDDALALLAGYDWPGNVRQLQNALFRAAVLCEGDALTRADFPQIAQLSDEETIRRPAPVRPTEAGVTLFRPDGNLRALDEIEADVIRLAIGHYRGRMSEVARRLGIGRSTLYRKLGELGIDQSAA, from the coding sequence ATGACGCGCAATGGCCAGCGCCTGCTGATGGTGATTGACGACGACCCTGCGCAGCGCCGCCTGATCTCGGTGATCGCCGCGCGGCGCAGCTGGCGGACGATCTTTGCGGACGATGTCGATTCGGCCCTGGAGACGCTGGCGACGCCGGAAGGGCTGGCGCTCGACGCAATCCTGCTCGACCATCGGTTCCCGGACACGGAAACGGAACTCGCCGGCCTGATCGCCGCGCTGCGCCGCAACCGGCCGGCGCTGCCCCTGCTGATGCTGACCGCCGATGGCTCGGTTGCACAGGCGGTGGCGGCGATGCGCGCGGGCGCCAGCGATTTCCTGGTCAAGCCGCTCGTCCCCGAACGGCTGCTGTCGGCCCTCGACGCGGCGGCGGGAGCCGGGGACACCGGCGAACTGCGGCCGCTTGCCGAGAAGCTCTCCATGCCGCTGGCCTTCGACGAGGTCGTGGGGTCGGCTCCCCAGTTCCGTGCCGCACTCGCGATCGCGGCAAAGGCTGCGCGCGCACGCGTGCCGGTGCTGGTCGAGGGCGAGAGCGGCGTCGGCAAGGAAGTGCTGGCAGAGGCGATCCACGCCGCGTCGCCGCGCGCGCGCCGCCAGATGGTGCACTTCAACTGCGGCGCCATCCCGGCCAACCAGATCGAAAGCGCGCTGTTCGGACACGAGAAGGGCGCCTTTCCCGGCGCCTTCGAACGCCGCATCGGGCGATTCGAGGAGGCGGACGGCAGCACGCTGTTCCTGGACGAGGTCGGCGAAATGCCGCTCGCGGTACAGGCGAAGCTGCTCGACGCGATCGTGTCAGGGGAGGTGCGGCCGATCGGCGCATCCTATGCGCGCAGCGTCGACGTGCGCGTGATCGCGGCGACCAACCGTACGCTGGCGGACGAGGTGGAGGCCGAACGCTTCCGGGAGGATCTCTATTACCGCCTGAACGTCGTCCAGCTGACGATCCCGCCCCTGCGCGAGCGTCCGGGCGACGTGGCCCCGCTCGCCCGCCACCTGCTGGCACGGATCGGACGGCAGCCGGGGCTGCGGCAGCTTGGCATCACCGACGACGCGCTGGCGCTGCTCGCCGGCTACGACTGGCCGGGCAATGTGCGGCAGCTCCAGAACGCGCTCTTCCGGGCGGCGGTGCTGTGCGAGGGCGATGCGCTGACGCGTGCCGATTTCCCGCAGATCGCGCAGCTGTCCGACGAGGAGACGATCCGTCGCCCCGCGCCGGTGCGCCCGACCGAGGCAGGGGTGACGCTGTTCCGGCCCGACGGCAACCTGCGCGCGCTCGACGAGATCGAGGCCGATGTGATCCGGCTGGCGATTGGCCACTATCGGGGGCGCATGAGCGAAGTCGCCCGCCGCCTCGGCATCGGTCGCTCGACGCTCTATCGCAAGCTGGGCGAACTGGGGATCGACCAGAGCGCCGCCTGA
- the folP gene encoding dihydropteroate synthase, with the protein MTVPPIAPDARLHLRPVQLIDTPVALDGQAERLAGGMQWFAAYELLAPGLRATVPLADFPRLLEGVSSTQADRLQTLHARITAPRTPIACGERVLRLDQPLVAGILNCTPDSFSDGGRNGSDPEAIAAAGHRMAEAGAELIDVGGESTRPGAATVWEGDEIARVVPVIERLAASGTPVSIDTRKASVMEAALSAGAHIVNDVAALLFDPRALEVVARASCPVVLMHSPDPATGGHARPAYRNVLMDVFDWLEQRIEAVVAAGVDRAHILVDPGIGFGKSLAENLALLNGLAIFHGLGCPILLGASRKRLIGALANEAPADQRLGGSLTLALKGADMGAQLIRVHDVPETVQALRVWRGLRDTALAG; encoded by the coding sequence ATGACCGTCCCTCCGATCGCCCCCGATGCCCGCCTCCACCTTCGCCCGGTCCAGCTGATCGACACGCCCGTGGCGCTCGACGGCCAGGCCGAACGGCTAGCGGGCGGCATGCAGTGGTTCGCTGCCTATGAACTGCTCGCCCCCGGCCTCCGCGCGACCGTTCCGCTCGCCGACTTTCCCCGGCTGCTCGAAGGCGTATCGAGCACCCAGGCCGATCGGCTCCAGACCCTGCACGCCCGCATCACCGCGCCCCGTACCCCGATCGCCTGTGGCGAGCGCGTGCTGCGCCTGGACCAGCCGCTGGTGGCCGGCATCCTCAACTGCACGCCCGACAGCTTCTCCGACGGCGGCCGCAACGGCAGCGATCCGGAAGCGATCGCCGCGGCCGGGCACCGCATGGCGGAGGCCGGCGCCGAGCTGATCGACGTCGGCGGCGAATCGACCCGCCCCGGCGCCGCCACCGTCTGGGAAGGCGACGAGATCGCCCGCGTAGTGCCGGTAATCGAGCGCCTGGCCGCAAGCGGAACCCCCGTCTCGATCGACACGCGCAAGGCTTCGGTGATGGAGGCGGCGCTGTCGGCAGGCGCGCACATCGTTAACGACGTCGCCGCCCTGCTGTTCGACCCGCGCGCGCTGGAGGTGGTGGCGCGCGCAAGCTGCCCGGTGGTGCTGATGCACTCGCCCGATCCGGCGACCGGCGGCCATGCCCGCCCGGCATATCGCAACGTGCTCATGGACGTATTCGACTGGCTGGAGCAGCGGATCGAGGCGGTGGTGGCCGCGGGCGTCGATCGTGCCCACATCCTGGTCGATCCCGGCATCGGCTTCGGCAAGTCGCTTGCCGAAAACCTGGCACTCCTGAACGGGCTTGCGATCTTCCACGGCCTCGGCTGCCCGATCCTGCTCGGTGCCAGTCGCAAGCGGCTGATCGGTGCGCTTGCGAACGAGGCGCCGGCAGACCAGCGGCTGGGGGGCTCGCTCACGCTGGCGCTGAAGGGCGCGGACATGGGCGCGCAGCTGATCCGCGTCCATGACGTGCCGGAAACCGTGCAGGCGCTGCGGGTGTGGCGCGGCCTGCGCGACACGGCGCTCGCGGGTTGA